A portion of the uncultured Draconibacterium sp. genome contains these proteins:
- the sprA gene encoding cell surface protein SprA, producing MTLSRSLPKIFFILLVFFALAVPNKGEAQEVPEIDTTGTLPYPFKDQPAFGYPDQDSAKLYLSKPSNIKYEIEYDPITGQYVFYEKVGSLNYRLPQSMSLDDYLEYDFDKSIQDYWRSRTQQESIDSRGGLLPKLTIGSEAFNRIFGGNTINIQPQGYVEVSFGYQVNKTENPSIPERLRKVPTFDFDEKIQMNVTGQIGTKMNMRVNYNTEATFDYENKMNLEYTGDEDEILQRIEAGNVSLPLNGSLITGASNLFGVKAEMQFGKLTLTTLFSQHRGESKTVETEGGAQVATFDISAANYDANRHFFLAQYFRDHYNEWLKSTAVPRSPITINKVEVWVTNKSNDFDNSRNILAFQDLAEHDPHIYNNIPQFQANAGLPYPQSIFPGNQANGLYSEMSTTYADVRQVQNISSVMAQFGQDFVGGTDFEKIEQARKLNDSEFTINKQLGYISLNSALNTDEVLAVAFNFTYNGQTFQVGEFSTDGIDAPKTLFMKLLKGTNLSPGKPTWNLMMKNIYNLNAYQLTNDDFELNVVYQNDSTGTYINYLPASRIEGHILLEVMRLDMLNSQLDPTKDGVFDYVEGITVNSNTGRIIFPVVEPFGSHLADSIQNQSDIERFTFQTLYDSTQVKAEQDAEHNKFRLTGSYKGSSSSDIALGTLNLTQGSVTVTAGGQVLTENVDYTVDYTLGRVKIINQALLEAGTPIKVSTESEDLFTMQRKTLMGTHANYAFSDNFNIGATMLWMNERPLTEKVDYGQDPISNLMYGMDARYNTEAPFITKALDALPFYSTNAASSIDVEAEFAQLVPGSSKSINGAVYVDDFEATKTSIDMRTRSSWMLASTPQYQNDMFPEANLSNSLDYGVNRARLAWYNIDPLFLRNNSLTPDHIKNNRDLQSNHLVREVFEQEIFPEREFTTGEPTNIAVLDLAFYPSERGPYNYDAGNSSYSAGVNEDGTLRDPESRWGGIMREIQTSDFENANIEYIEFWMMDPFVNDTLGDKTGGDLYFNLGEISEDVLKDSRKAFENGLPTTAELANVDTTIWGRVSTQQSLVNAFDNTTDSRQYQDIGFDGLNDEDEQTHFQQYLQELQLKVNDDVYQQALNDPSSDNFHYYRGSDYDQEELGILERYKQYNGPDGNSPTSEMSPESYPTSSTTLPDIEDINDDNTLNEYERYFQYRVSLRKEDMQLGSNFISDVRRARVELKNGEVGEVDWYQFKIPVNAPESVIGDINDLNSIRFMRMFMHGFSDPTVLRFATLDLVRADWRRYTGDILEDGGLPSTNAQFDISAVSIEENSSRSPVNYILPPDVSRVIDPANPQLRQLNEQSIEMKVTELEQGDARAAYKSLYMDFRRYKTLKMEVHAEEIEEYPLDDDELYFFIRLGSDYNYNYYEYEVPLTLTPEGNYNGDIESDRYIVWPDQNRLNIPLDLFTNLKLERNDAMRVAGSGISMQDVYEGSHDGWNDGKNRVKVKGSPNLGNVEVMMMGIRNKRGQVNTGPKSVIVWANELRLTDFDDEGGWAANARVSTRLADIGSVVVAGRKRTAGFGSIDENINSRMMDDLDEIDVAASIDWGRFFPEKAGVRIPMYYGYSNSTATPKYDPVNPDIELKESLAHARNSSEKDSIKSMSQDVIKRKSINFTNVKVEPQRQKEKTHLWDPENFAVTYSYNETSKTNITTEYDVNKTHRFMFSYNYSNRPKLIQPFNNVQFLQKGPLKLIGDFNFYPLPTQISYRTDLYRKYHERQSRNITNPNLILPATFDKDFLWNRYLDIRYDVTRSLKFDFSSRGTSRIDEPDGRINKNDDDYEWKRDSILTNLWDLGRPTIYNHSFNATYQVPIRNIKVLNFMSGTVRYSGKYEWAAGALTDEDINVGNIITNSRNLTLTGNANFQTLFNKVPYFAEVNQKFRRTGRGRGSLNRSGTRGRTNQQPEPLQRQQEETFTSSVKFEANKGQKFNHKLNTKKVKVLVTDVEGKVVPGKTTVIDADNIEFVPTNDVQQAMLTVTGKPGDQSFLKDVLDLTTRMVTGVRTFSINYSKNGGTVLPGFLPEPTLFGTGKFSGDPEWGTPTLESKLAPGLPFLFGWQDRDFAMKAADNGWITIDSTLNQPFQIMENERINLRTLWEPLPDLRIDITANRSISKNITEFYNYDNNTGNFVANSYSESGNFSMSTLTLGTAFFKIGKEEVMSSDAFENMKEYRRVIAHRLAQQRGTSGGYNPSAPNQNYPGYPDGYGPNSVEVLVPAFLAAYQNKDPESVSLGLFPSLKYIRPNWSIRYEGMVSRIPGLNNVMRSLNFQHTYRSSYNVGSYATNLNFIAAEDGYTMVRDLADNFVPAYDFNTVSIVEAFNPLINIDIMWLSDLTTRGEIKRARNLNLSLSNNQLTEILSNEYILGLGYRFTRMDLIIKTKNSQQAYSNDLNVRADISYRKTKTILRQLDEANDQITAGQGNFTLKTYADYRLSDKFEMRVYYDRIINDPFTSLSYRTTNANFGVSFRFTLSN from the coding sequence ATGACACTTAGCCGAAGTTTGCCAAAAATATTCTTCATTTTACTTGTATTTTTTGCCCTGGCAGTTCCCAATAAGGGAGAGGCCCAGGAAGTGCCTGAAATAGATACAACGGGCACCTTGCCCTACCCTTTTAAAGATCAGCCGGCATTTGGTTATCCGGATCAGGATTCAGCGAAATTATACCTTAGCAAGCCAAGCAATATTAAGTACGAAATTGAATACGATCCCATAACCGGACAATATGTTTTTTACGAAAAAGTTGGTTCGCTGAATTACCGTCTGCCACAAAGTATGTCGCTCGACGACTACCTGGAGTACGACTTCGACAAATCAATTCAGGATTACTGGCGATCGAGAACACAACAGGAAAGCATAGATTCACGGGGTGGACTGCTGCCAAAATTAACAATAGGTAGCGAGGCGTTTAACCGCATATTCGGCGGAAATACAATCAATATCCAGCCACAGGGTTATGTTGAGGTAAGTTTTGGTTATCAGGTAAATAAAACTGAAAACCCCTCGATACCTGAACGTTTGCGAAAAGTTCCGACCTTTGATTTTGACGAAAAAATTCAGATGAATGTTACCGGCCAGATCGGTACAAAAATGAATATGCGGGTGAACTATAACACAGAGGCAACTTTTGACTACGAAAACAAAATGAACCTCGAGTACACCGGCGACGAAGATGAAATTCTGCAACGTATTGAAGCCGGAAATGTATCGTTACCTTTAAACGGTTCGTTAATCACGGGTGCTTCAAACCTGTTTGGTGTAAAAGCCGAAATGCAGTTCGGTAAACTAACGCTTACCACACTGTTCTCACAACACCGCGGTGAATCAAAAACAGTGGAAACTGAAGGTGGCGCGCAGGTTGCTACTTTCGATATTTCGGCGGCTAATTACGATGCTAACCGTCACTTCTTCCTCGCACAGTATTTCCGCGATCATTACAACGAGTGGTTAAAAAGTACTGCCGTACCGCGTTCGCCAATCACCATTAATAAAGTGGAAGTATGGGTAACCAACAAATCGAACGATTTCGATAACTCGCGAAACATTCTGGCATTTCAGGATTTGGCAGAGCACGATCCACACATTTACAATAATATTCCCCAGTTTCAGGCCAATGCAGGCTTACCTTACCCGCAAAGTATTTTCCCTGGAAACCAGGCCAATGGACTTTACAGCGAAATGAGCACCACTTATGCCGATGTTCGGCAGGTGCAAAATATTTCGAGTGTTATGGCTCAATTCGGGCAGGATTTTGTTGGCGGAACCGATTTTGAAAAAATTGAGCAGGCACGTAAACTGAATGATTCAGAATTTACGATTAACAAACAACTGGGTTATATTTCGTTAAACAGCGCGCTAAACACCGATGAAGTTTTAGCCGTAGCATTTAACTTTACTTACAACGGGCAAACATTTCAGGTGGGTGAATTTTCAACCGACGGTATTGATGCGCCGAAAACACTTTTTATGAAGTTGTTGAAAGGCACCAACTTGTCGCCGGGAAAACCAACCTGGAACCTGATGATGAAAAATATTTACAACCTGAATGCCTACCAGTTAACCAACGACGATTTTGAGCTGAATGTGGTTTATCAGAATGATTCAACCGGAACGTATATCAACTATTTGCCCGCATCGCGAATTGAAGGACATATTCTTCTTGAAGTAATGCGACTGGATATGCTCAACTCGCAACTCGATCCCACCAAAGACGGAGTATTCGATTATGTTGAAGGCATAACGGTAAACTCCAACACCGGGCGAATCATATTCCCGGTTGTTGAGCCTTTTGGCAGTCACCTTGCCGATTCGATACAAAATCAGTCAGACATTGAGCGCTTTACTTTCCAAACCCTTTACGATTCAACACAAGTTAAAGCCGAACAAGATGCAGAGCACAATAAGTTCAGACTTACCGGTAGTTACAAAGGTTCGTCGAGTTCCGATATTGCACTGGGAACATTAAACCTTACACAGGGCTCGGTTACGGTTACAGCCGGTGGCCAGGTACTTACCGAAAATGTTGACTATACAGTAGATTATACCTTAGGTAGGGTAAAAATCATAAACCAGGCACTGCTTGAGGCCGGAACACCAATTAAGGTTTCAACGGAAAGTGAAGATCTGTTTACCATGCAACGAAAAACATTAATGGGTACGCATGCCAACTATGCTTTTTCCGATAATTTTAATATCGGGGCAACCATGCTTTGGATGAATGAACGCCCGTTAACCGAGAAAGTTGATTATGGACAAGATCCGATATCGAACCTGATGTATGGAATGGATGCCCGTTACAACACCGAAGCTCCATTTATTACAAAAGCACTTGATGCACTGCCTTTCTACTCTACCAATGCCGCTTCATCAATCGACGTGGAGGCCGAATTTGCACAGCTGGTACCGGGAAGTTCAAAATCGATAAACGGAGCCGTTTATGTAGATGATTTCGAAGCAACGAAAACATCGATTGATATGCGCACACGCTCGTCGTGGATGCTGGCCAGTACGCCACAATACCAAAACGACATGTTCCCGGAAGCCAATCTAAGCAACTCGCTTGACTACGGTGTAAACCGTGCAAGACTGGCCTGGTACAACATCGATCCATTATTTCTGAGGAATAACTCGCTTACACCGGACCACATAAAAAACAACAGAGATTTACAATCGAACCACCTTGTACGCGAGGTGTTTGAACAAGAAATATTTCCTGAGCGCGAATTTACAACCGGCGAACCAACAAACATTGCTGTTTTGGATCTGGCTTTTTATCCATCAGAGCGTGGGCCTTATAACTACGATGCAGGAAACTCAAGTTACTCGGCCGGGGTTAATGAAGATGGAACCTTGCGTGATCCTGAATCTCGATGGGGTGGTATAATGCGCGAAATTCAAACCAGCGATTTTGAAAACGCCAACATCGAATACATTGAGTTTTGGATGATGGACCCGTTTGTAAACGATACATTGGGAGACAAAACCGGTGGTGATTTGTATTTTAACCTCGGAGAAATTTCGGAAGATGTATTAAAAGACTCGAGAAAAGCATTTGAGAACGGCTTGCCAACCACTGCCGAACTCGCAAATGTAGATACAACAATTTGGGGACGTGTTTCAACACAGCAGTCGTTGGTAAATGCTTTTGACAACACTACCGATTCGCGCCAATACCAGGATATTGGTTTTGATGGCTTGAACGATGAAGACGAGCAAACACATTTTCAACAATACCTGCAAGAACTACAACTGAAAGTTAACGACGATGTTTACCAGCAGGCATTGAATGACCCATCGTCAGATAACTTCCACTATTACCGTGGTTCAGATTACGACCAGGAGGAACTGGGAATTCTGGAGCGTTACAAACAATACAACGGTCCTGACGGCAACTCGCCAACTTCTGAGATGTCGCCCGAAAGTTATCCAACTTCATCAACAACATTGCCTGATATTGAAGATATTAATGACGACAATACACTAAATGAATACGAACGTTATTTCCAATACCGTGTAAGTCTTAGAAAGGAAGACATGCAATTGGGAAGTAACTTTATTTCGGATGTTAGAAGAGCACGTGTTGAGTTAAAAAACGGCGAAGTTGGCGAGGTTGACTGGTACCAGTTTAAAATTCCGGTAAATGCACCTGAATCTGTAATTGGTGATATCAACGACCTGAACTCCATTCGTTTTATGCGTATGTTCATGCATGGATTTTCAGACCCAACGGTTTTGCGTTTTGCTACACTTGATCTTGTTCGTGCCGATTGGCGTCGCTACACCGGCGATATTCTGGAAGACGGTGGCCTGCCATCTACCAATGCTCAATTCGACATCTCGGCGGTAAGTATTGAAGAAAACTCTAGCCGCTCTCCGGTTAACTACATTTTGCCTCCGGATGTATCACGGGTTATCGATCCGGCTAACCCGCAATTGCGCCAATTGAACGAACAGTCGATTGAAATGAAAGTGACTGAACTGGAACAAGGCGATGCACGTGCAGCATACAAATCATTGTACATGGATTTCAGAAGGTACAAAACCCTGAAAATGGAAGTGCACGCTGAGGAGATTGAAGAATACCCGCTGGATGATGACGAGTTGTATTTCTTTATTCGATTAGGATCGGATTACAACTACAACTATTATGAATACGAAGTGCCATTAACGCTTACGCCCGAAGGTAATTACAATGGCGATATTGAAAGCGACCGTTACATCGTTTGGCCCGATCAGAACCGGCTTAATATTCCGCTTGATCTGTTTACCAACCTGAAACTTGAACGTAACGATGCCATGCGCGTAGCTGGCTCGGGAATTTCGATGCAGGACGTTTATGAAGGTTCGCACGATGGATGGAACGACGGGAAAAACCGTGTAAAGGTAAAAGGTAGCCCTAACCTGGGTAACGTAGAAGTGATGATGATGGGAATTCGCAACAAACGTGGGCAAGTAAATACCGGACCAAAATCGGTGATTGTTTGGGCTAACGAATTGCGCTTAACCGATTTTGACGATGAAGGTGGTTGGGCAGCCAACGCCAGAGTTTCAACACGACTGGCTGATATTGGTAGCGTGGTAGTTGCCGGACGTAAACGTACTGCAGGCTTTGGTAGCATCGATGAAAATATTAATAGCCGAATGATGGACGACCTGGATGAAATTGATGTTGCTGCATCGATTGACTGGGGACGATTCTTCCCTGAAAAAGCTGGTGTTCGTATTCCAATGTATTATGGCTATTCAAACAGTACAGCCACACCAAAATACGATCCGGTAAATCCTGATATTGAATTAAAAGAATCGCTTGCACATGCACGTAACAGCAGCGAAAAAGACTCCATAAAAAGCATGTCGCAAGATGTGATTAAACGGAAAAGCATAAACTTTACCAACGTTAAAGTTGAGCCGCAGCGCCAAAAGGAAAAAACACACTTGTGGGACCCGGAAAATTTTGCAGTTACTTATTCATACAACGAAACATCGAAAACAAACATTACCACCGAGTATGATGTGAATAAGACACACCGTTTTATGTTTTCGTACAACTACAGCAACCGACCAAAACTTATTCAGCCATTTAACAATGTACAATTCCTGCAAAAGGGACCATTAAAACTTATTGGCGATTTTAATTTTTATCCGTTGCCAACACAAATATCGTATCGAACCGATTTGTATCGCAAGTACCACGAGCGTCAATCAAGAAATATAACGAATCCGAATCTTATTCTTCCGGCTACTTTCGATAAAGATTTCTTGTGGAACCGCTACCTCGATATCCGGTACGATGTAACCCGTTCATTAAAATTTGATTTCTCATCACGAGGAACTTCAAGAATCGACGAACCGGATGGCCGCATTAACAAAAACGACGACGATTACGAATGGAAACGCGACTCAATTCTTACAAATCTTTGGGATTTGGGACGCCCCACTATTTATAATCATAGCTTTAATGCTACCTACCAGGTACCAATCCGAAACATTAAAGTGCTGAACTTTATGAGCGGAACAGTTCGTTACTCAGGAAAATACGAATGGGCTGCCGGCGCATTAACCGATGAAGACATTAATGTAGGAAATATTATTACCAACTCGCGCAACTTAACATTAACGGGTAACGCCAATTTTCAAACACTGTTTAACAAAGTGCCTTATTTTGCCGAGGTAAATCAAAAATTCAGGCGAACAGGACGTGGGCGTGGTAGCTTAAACCGCTCAGGTACAAGGGGCAGAACAAATCAGCAGCCCGAACCGCTGCAGCGCCAACAGGAAGAAACATTTACAAGCAGTGTGAAATTTGAAGCCAACAAAGGCCAAAAATTCAATCACAAACTGAATACTAAAAAAGTAAAAGTACTGGTTACCGATGTGGAAGGAAAAGTTGTTCCTGGAAAAACAACTGTAATTGATGCCGATAACATTGAGTTTGTTCCTACAAACGATGTACAACAAGCTATGCTTACTGTTACCGGGAAACCGGGAGATCAGTCGTTCTTAAAAGACGTGCTGGATTTAACCACCCGAATGGTAACAGGCGTGCGCACTTTCTCGATTAATTACAGCAAAAACGGAGGTACGGTATTACCTGGATTCCTTCCAGAACCAACTTTATTTGGTACCGGAAAATTTAGTGGCGATCCGGAATGGGGAACTCCTACTTTAGAAAGTAAACTGGCACCGGGATTGCCATTCCTGTTTGGCTGGCAAGACCGCGATTTTGCAATGAAAGCTGCCGACAACGGCTGGATCACCATCGATTCAACATTGAATCAACCTTTCCAGATTATGGAAAACGAACGGATAAACTTGCGTACGTTATGGGAACCTCTCCCCGACCTGCGTATTGATATAACTGCAAACCGTTCGATCTCGAAAAATATTACTGAGTTTTACAATTACGACAACAACACCGGCAATTTTGTTGCCAACAGTTATTCAGAAAGTGGAAACTTCAGTATGTCGACACTAACATTGGGAACGGCCTTCTTTAAAATAGGAAAAGAAGAAGTAATGAGCTCCGATGCTTTTGAGAACATGAAAGAATATCGCCGTGTAATTGCGCACCGTTTGGCACAGCAACGCGGAACTAGTGGAGGTTATAATCCTTCAGCACCAAACCAAAACTACCCGGGCTATCCTGATGGTTATGGACCAAATTCGGTAGAAGTTCTTGTTCCTGCATTCCTTGCTGCATACCAAAATAAAGATCCTGAAAGTGTTTCGCTGGGCTTGTTCCCATCGCTGAAATACATTCGTCCGAACTGGAGCATTCGATACGAAGGAATGGTTTCACGTATTCCGGGATTGAACAACGTAATGCGTTCGTTGAATTTCCAGCATACATACCGTTCAAGTTACAATGTTGGTTCGTATGCAACTAACCTTAACTTTATTGCTGCCGAAGATGGATATACTATGGTGCGTGACCTGGCTGACAACTTTGTTCCGGCATACGATTTTAATACCGTTAGTATTGTTGAAGCATTCAACCCGCTTATTAATATCGATATTATGTGGCTGAGCGATTTGACTACCCGCGGTGAGATAAAACGTGCACGTAACCTGAATTTATCGTTATCGAACAACCAGCTTACAGAAATTCTCAGCAACGAATATATTTTAGGCTTGGGATATCGTTTTACACGAATGGATTTGATTATAAAAACAAAGAATTCGCAGCAAGCATACTCGAACGATTTGAACGTACGTGCTGATATTTCGTACCGAAAAACAAAAACTATTTTGCGTCAGTTGGATGAAGCAAACGACCAGATTACGGCAGGACAAGGTAATTTTACGTTAAAAACATATGCCGATTACCGCTTAAGCGACAAGTTTGAAATGCGCGTGTATTACGACCGGATTATAAACGATCCGTTTACTTCGCTGTCGTACCGTACAACAAACGCAAACTTTGGAGTTAGTTTCCGTTTCACCTTGTCGAACTAA
- the pdxA gene encoding 4-hydroxythreonine-4-phosphate dehydrogenase PdxA, translated as MAKQDTIRIGITHGDINGIGYEVILKTLSDPRILEMCTPVVYGSPKVAAYHRKALNISDVSFNHIRNTKEILHKKANIINCVDENIRVELGKSTTEAGVSSFEALDRATNDLQKGYIDALITAPINKDNIQSEEFNFPGHTEFLAQKFDTKDYAMLMVSESLKIGVVTTHIPISKVAESLNKETILSKIRIIAKSLQQDFAITKPRIAVFGLNPHAGDNGLIGSEDKEIILPAVIQAKKEGIMALGPYPADGFFGSEDYRKFDAILAMYHDQGLIPFKLASFERGVNYTAGLPSIRTSPAHGTAYAIAGEGKASPESFRQALYLAIDVYKNRNIYSEISKNPLRRYDINPNQVDESVDIEASEEEDTL; from the coding sequence ATGGCAAAACAAGATACAATACGAATTGGAATAACACATGGCGACATTAACGGAATTGGATACGAAGTGATACTTAAAACGCTCTCTGATCCTCGAATTCTCGAAATGTGTACTCCGGTTGTTTATGGTTCGCCCAAAGTGGCAGCCTACCACCGAAAGGCATTAAACATTAGCGATGTGAGCTTCAATCACATTCGCAACACTAAAGAAATACTGCATAAAAAAGCCAACATTATAAATTGTGTTGACGAGAATATTCGGGTTGAGTTAGGAAAATCAACCACAGAAGCCGGAGTTTCATCTTTTGAGGCGCTGGACCGCGCAACTAACGATTTGCAAAAAGGCTACATTGATGCATTGATTACCGCACCAATTAATAAAGACAATATTCAAAGTGAAGAATTTAATTTTCCCGGTCATACCGAGTTTCTGGCACAAAAATTCGACACAAAAGATTATGCCATGTTAATGGTGAGCGAATCGCTGAAAATTGGAGTAGTTACAACGCACATTCCAATTTCGAAAGTTGCTGAAAGCCTGAACAAAGAAACCATTCTTTCAAAAATCAGAATCATTGCCAAATCGCTGCAGCAAGACTTTGCCATTACAAAACCACGCATTGCTGTGTTTGGATTAAATCCACACGCGGGCGACAACGGGTTAATTGGTAGCGAAGATAAAGAAATAATTCTGCCGGCTGTTATTCAGGCCAAAAAAGAAGGCATAATGGCGCTCGGACCATACCCGGCTGACGGATTCTTCGGATCGGAAGATTACCGGAAATTCGATGCCATTCTGGCCATGTATCACGATCAGGGTTTAATACCATTTAAACTGGCATCGTTTGAGCGAGGAGTAAACTACACCGCCGGGTTACCGTCAATACGCACATCGCCGGCACATGGAACCGCTTACGCAATTGCCGGTGAAGGAAAAGCATCGCCCGAATCGTTCCGTCAGGCCTTATATCTGGCTATTGATGTGTACAAAAACCGCAATATTTACAGCGAGATAAGTAAAAACCCGCTGAGAAGGTACGATATAAACCCGAACCAAGTGGATGAAAGTGTTGATATTGAAGCTTCGGAAGAAGAAGATACATTATAA
- the ruvA gene encoding Holliday junction branch migration protein RuvA produces the protein MYEFIKGNIAEISATNVVVETAGVGYFIHISLNSYSALNGKKEVKVFIHQVVREDAHTLYGFATTSERELFRNLISVNGVGANTAIMMLSSLNPDELKAAVTTENVAVLKAVKGIGAKTAQRIIIDLKDKLGKIPDSGQNLTVADNTIRNESLSALVMLGFVKKDAEKIVTKILQEQPDTTVESVIKQALKRL, from the coding sequence ATGTACGAATTTATTAAAGGTAACATTGCCGAAATTAGTGCAACAAATGTTGTAGTTGAAACTGCCGGTGTTGGTTACTTCATACATATTTCGTTGAACTCATACAGTGCGCTCAACGGGAAAAAAGAAGTTAAAGTTTTTATACACCAGGTAGTTCGCGAAGACGCGCATACACTTTATGGTTTTGCCACCACCAGCGAGCGAGAACTCTTTCGCAACCTTATTTCGGTAAACGGGGTGGGTGCCAATACGGCAATTATGATGCTTTCGTCATTAAATCCTGATGAACTAAAAGCTGCTGTAACCACCGAAAATGTTGCCGTTTTGAAAGCGGTAAAAGGTATTGGGGCAAAAACTGCACAGCGTATCATAATCGACCTAAAAGATAAACTTGGAAAAATACCAGATTCGGGGCAAAATTTAACTGTTGCAGACAATACTATCAGAAATGAATCGTTATCTGCATTAGTCATGCTTGGTTTTGTTAAAAAAGATGCTGAAAAGATCGTAACAAAGATCCTTCAGGAGCAACCTGACACAACCGTTGAAAGCGTGATAAAACAAGCGTTAAAAAGGTTATAA
- a CDS encoding leucyl aminopeptidase family protein, producing the protein MIPKISVSSTLAQNVSYACVCSDSRETASLQLSEAEKSFLETQFKKADSCTINRLPNLLFFGKIKNEKEYYEQTEMARVAGAKLFDELKSTNITSVQLQNLCESDFLTAFLEGLLLNAYRFDKYKKEKESFAIESITIIDDKFSDTQIDEVVNTTKATFAARNLVNEPLSFLTASQFSKEIEKLGNETGFSLEVFNKKKIETLKMGGLLAVNKGSIDPPTFNILEWKPENAQNTSPIVFVGKGIVYDTGGLSLKPTPNSMDYMKSDMGGAAGIVAAIYAAALNKLPLHIVGLVPATDNRPDGNAYVPGDIIKMFDGTTVEIKNTDAEGRLILADALSYAKKYKPQLVIDCATLTGSADIIAGPHAAVVMGNTSENLDLLKQSGLNTYERLIEVPLWEEYAAPLKSPVADLNNLGTREGQSTIAGKFLEHFTDYNWIHVDMAGPAFRKEKEAYRPAGGTGYGARLLYNFLKSLVN; encoded by the coding sequence ATGATCCCAAAAATATCCGTAAGCTCAACCCTTGCTCAAAACGTTTCGTACGCCTGTGTTTGTTCCGACAGTAGAGAAACTGCTTCATTGCAATTATCCGAGGCTGAAAAATCATTTCTGGAAACACAGTTTAAAAAAGCTGATTCGTGTACGATTAATCGGCTCCCGAACCTACTTTTCTTCGGAAAAATAAAAAATGAGAAAGAGTACTACGAACAAACTGAGATGGCGCGGGTAGCCGGTGCTAAACTATTCGACGAACTAAAATCTACCAACATCACTTCGGTTCAATTACAGAATTTATGCGAATCTGATTTTCTGACCGCTTTTCTTGAAGGACTGCTACTTAACGCTTACCGGTTTGATAAATATAAAAAAGAGAAAGAATCGTTTGCGATCGAGTCAATCACAATTATTGACGATAAATTTTCAGATACACAAATCGATGAGGTTGTAAACACAACAAAAGCAACTTTTGCGGCACGCAACCTGGTTAACGAGCCGCTTTCGTTTTTAACTGCAAGTCAGTTCTCGAAAGAAATTGAAAAGCTGGGGAACGAAACAGGGTTTTCACTTGAAGTGTTTAACAAGAAAAAAATTGAAACCTTAAAAATGGGTGGTCTGCTGGCGGTAAACAAAGGCAGCATCGATCCGCCAACGTTTAATATTCTGGAATGGAAACCGGAAAATGCTCAAAATACTTCGCCCATTGTTTTTGTTGGCAAAGGCATTGTTTATGATACGGGCGGTTTGAGTTTAAAACCCACGCCAAACTCCATGGATTACATGAAATCGGACATGGGCGGAGCTGCCGGAATTGTGGCAGCTATTTATGCGGCTGCGCTAAACAAACTGCCATTACATATTGTAGGTTTGGTTCCGGCTACCGACAATCGTCCTGACGGGAATGCTTATGTTCCGGGCGACATTATTAAAATGTTCGACGGAACCACCGTTGAAATAAAAAACACCGATGCCGAAGGCCGGCTTATTCTTGCCGACGCATTGAGCTACGCAAAAAAATACAAACCACAACTCGTTATTGATTGCGCTACCTTAACCGGCTCGGCCGATATTATTGCCGGTCCACATGCTGCGGTGGTTATGGGTAACACCTCCGAAAACCTGGATTTACTAAAACAATCAGGTTTAAACACTTACGAACGACTTATAGAAGTTCCGCTTTGGGAGGAATATGCAGCACCACTAAAATCTCCGGTTGCCGATTTAAATAACCTCGGTACACGCGAAGGGCAATCAACAATTGCGGGTAAATTTCTGGAACATTTTACTGATTACAACTGGATTCATGTAGATATGGCGGGCCCGGCTTTCAGAAAAGAAAAAGAAGCCTATCGTCCCGCAGGCGGAACAGGTTATGGAGCCCGACTTCTCTACAACTTTCTTAAATCATTAGTTAACTGA
- a CDS encoding superoxide dismutase [Ni], translated as MKKLTQLFSVAFIIGIFTLSNFQAKAHCEIPCGIYGDSVRIALLYEHIETIEKSMNQINELSKSENPDYNQLVRWVMNKEEHAKEMQEIVSQYFLHQRVKITSSADEAAYRKYVKQLELLHHLSVFAMKSKQSTDLSIIDTLREKLHLFEHAYFGDDH; from the coding sequence ATGAAAAAACTTACTCAACTTTTTTCGGTTGCCTTCATAATTGGCATATTTACACTTTCAAATTTTCAGGCAAAAGCACATTGTGAGATTCCATGTGGTATCTACGGCGACTCTGTTCGCATTGCCCTGTTATACGAACACATCGAAACCATTGAAAAATCGATGAACCAGATTAATGAATTATCAAAATCTGAAAATCCTGATTACAACCAATTGGTAAGATGGGTCATGAACAAAGAGGAGCACGCAAAGGAAATGCAGGAAATTGTAAGTCAGTACTTTTTGCACCAGCGTGTTAAGATTACATCTTCGGCCGACGAAGCTGCATATCGTAAATACGTAAAACAGTTGGAGCTTTTGCACCACCTTTCGGTTTTTGCCATGAAAAGCAAACAAAGTACCGATTTGAGTATTATCGACACGCTGCGCGAAAAGCTTCATCTTTTTGAACATGCCTATTTTGGCGACGATCACTGA